CGCCGCGAACCGCCACCGCCAGCACGCCGAGCGCTACGAGCGCCAGCGCCGCCGCGGCGAGGTAAGGGACCGAGATCCCCACGTGGGCGAAGGCGATGCCCGCCCACCATGGGCCGACCACACGCGCGGCGGCGGAAAGCGACTGCGAGGCGGAAAGCACGCGCCCCTGCTCGGCCGCGCCGCCCTGGCGTGAGATCATGGCGCTGACGGAGGGTACCGTGGCACCCTGTCCCACGGCGAACACGGCCGCGGCGGCCAGCACCCAGGCGGGCGAGGGCGCCAGGGGAATGCACGCCATGCCCACAGCCGCCGCGCCCAGCCCCAGCAGCGCCGCGCGCCGCTCGCCCACGCGCCGGACCAGCCGGCCCACCATCAGCCCCTGCGCAAGGGCCGCGACCACGCCCATGGCCGCGAAGCCGTAGCCCACCGCCTCCTGCGAAAGGCCCCAGCGCCGGTCGGCCCAGAGCGAAAGTGTGGCTTCCATTCCCGCCAGCCCCAGCGTGGTGATGAACGATACGGCGTACAGTCCCCGGAGCACCGGGGGCGCGGCGAAGACGGTCCGCAGGCGCGCGCCCAGCCCGGCCTGCCTGCGCGGGATGGTGGCGCGGACGTGCGCCGGAAGCGATTCGGGGAGGCGGAAGTACGCCAGGATGCCGTTCGCGCCCGCCAGCGCCGCCGCCCCCAGGAACGGGGCCGCGGGATCGATGCGCGACAGCAGCCCGCCGATCGCCGGGCCGAAGATGAAGCCCAGCCCGAACGCCGCGCCGATCATCCCCATCCCGCGCGCCCGCTCGGCCGGCGGCGTGACGTCGGCGATGTAGGCCTGGGCCACGCCCACGTTGGCGCCCATCGCCCCGTTCACGATGCGCGCGGCGAACAGCATCCCCAGCGACCCCGCCAGCCCGAACGCCAGGTACGAGAGCGCCGACCCCGCAATGCCCACCAGCAGCACGGGGCGCCGGCCTACCCGGTCCGACAGGCGGCCCCACCAGGGCGCCAGGAAGAACTGCATCAGCGAGTACACCGCCAGCAGCCAGGTGACGGCCACGGGCCCGGCGCCGAACCGCTCGGCGTACAGCGGCATCAGCGGAATGACGATGCCGAACCCCACCAGGTCCAGGAACACGGTGAGGAACACCACGGTCAGCGGCGAACGCCCGCGGCCTGGTACGGCGGCGGGACGCGACGCGTGAGGCCGTCCGGCCACCGCGCCGAAACCGCGTGTGCCCGCGGAAATGGTTGATCTGCTCAAAGCCCTGCCTGCACCCCTCCAGTGTGAGGGCGCTAAGATACCGCCTGCCCCCGCCGGTGACAACGCGCCAAGTGCCGCAGCCGCCGCGATTTCGCCCGGGCCGCTGGCGCCGTGATCGCGAGCGCGGCATTCCGGCCAGCGGGTGCAGCAAAGCGGAAATCCGTCGCATCATTGTCCAACGCGGCGCGAAGATCTACCCTGTCCCGGTTCGGCCACATCAGGCGTTCTCGCTATCCATCCGCCTCCCCCCTCTCCACATCCGATCCCATCTCATGCTTCGGTTTCTCCCTCGTGCCGGACTTCTCCTGCTCACGTTCGTGGCAGCATGCATCCTTCCTACCGCCCCCGGTCGTGTGATCGTGGCCGAGGTCCAGGTGAATACGGACGGCCGTGGCGCCGACTCCACCCACGTGCAGGCCACTTTCATCGCGTTGAGCGGTGGCGAGCGGATCGATTTCCGAAGTGACACGCTCCGCGTGCAGGATGCGATCGGAACGCGAAAGCAGGCGCGGCAATACTTCGCACGGGTGCCGCTGGACAGCGCGGCCGTGGCGAACGGGCTTCGGGTGCGGCTCCCCGTGCCGACGCTCGGCGCCGTGCCGTTGTCCAACTTCACGGTGTATAGCGTGGCGCGACGGGGTAGCCCGGCGATTACGCTCCGCGCCGGCCAGGACCTGGTGATCCCCATCTTTCCCGGCTCTTCCGGTACGCTCCCGGCGCCGGGGTACGAGCGATGGCACGTATCCTTCACGAGGGGAGGCCCCGGCTTCAGTATCTCCGGAGAAGGCCCGCTCCCCTCGCCCATCCTGATTCCTCGGGAGCTCATTCCCACCGTGGGATCGGACACGATGCAGGTGAGGGTGTTCTCCACCCGCGATTTTCGCGTGAGCGCGGCGCCCGCGGCCGGATCCGAGCCGCGGCTGCTCACCGAGATACGAGCCGACGCGAA
This genomic window from Longimicrobium sp. contains:
- a CDS encoding MFS transporter, with translation MVFLTVFLDLVGFGIVIPLMPLYAERFGAGPVAVTWLLAVYSLMQFFLAPWWGRLSDRVGRRPVLLVGIAGSALSYLAFGLAGSLGMLFAARIVNGAMGANVGVAQAYIADVTPPAERARGMGMIGAAFGLGFIFGPAIGGLLSRIDPAAPFLGAAALAGANGILAYFRLPESLPAHVRATIPRRQAGLGARLRTVFAAPPVLRGLYAVSFITTLGLAGMEATLSLWADRRWGLSQEAVGYGFAAMGVVAALAQGLMVGRLVRRVGERRAALLGLGAAAVGMACIPLAPSPAWVLAAAAVFAVGQGATVPSVSAMISRQGGAAEQGRVLSASQSLSAAARVVGPWWAGIAFAHVGISVPYLAAAALALVALGVLAVAVRGGEVAA